A segment of the Desulfurispora thermophila DSM 16022 genome:
AGAAATACGTGGTGTGCAACGCCGACGAGGGCGACCCGGGTGCATTCATGGACCGCAGCGTGCTGGAGGGAGACCCGCACGCCGTGCTGGAGGGCATGGCCATCTGCGGCTTTGCCACCGGTTCCGACGAAGGTTACATCTATGTGCGCGCCGAGTATCCCATGGCCATTCACCGTTTGAAGATTGCCATTGCCCAGGCCGAACAGTACGGTCTGCTGGGCGACAACATTTTCGGAACGGGCTTTAACTTCCATATCAAGATCAAGGCCGGTGCCGGTGCCTTTGTCTGCGGCGAGGGTACGGCGCTGATGACGTCCATTGAAGGAAACCGGGGTATGCCCAGATTCAAAGTGGGACGTTCCACCGAGAAGGGACTCTGGGATAAGCCCACCACCCTGAACAATGTGGAGACCTTTGCCAACGTGCCCATTATCATCAACAAGGGTGGCGCTTGGTATGCCAGCATCGGCACGGAAAAGAGCAAGGGCACCAAAATTTTCTCCCTGACCGGCAAGGTGAACAACAACGGTCTGGTGGAAGTGCCCATGGGTATCACTCTGCGCCAGATCATCTTCGATATTGGCGGCGGTATCAGGGATGGGCGTTCCTTCAAGGCGGCCCAGGCCGGTGGCCCTTCGGGAGGCTGTATCCCGACCGAGCATCTGGATCTGCCCATAGATTATGATTCGCTGGGTGCCGTGGGAGCCATGATGGGTTCGGGCGGCCTGGTGGTCATGGACGATAGCACCTGTATGGTGGATGTGGCCCGTTATTTCCTCAACTTCACCCAGGCCGAGTCCTGCGGCAAGTGTACGCCGTGCCGCGAGGGTACCAAGCGCATGCTGGAAATCCTGGAGCGCATCTGCGCCGGCCAGGGAGTGCCCGAGGATATTGACACGCTGGAACGCCTGAGCCGGGTGATTGTGCAAACCTCGCTGTGCGGCCTGGGTCAGAGTGCGCCCAATCCGGTGCTTTCCACCCTGCGCTACTTCCGGGATGAATATCTGGCCCACATTCATGACAAGCGCTGCCCGGCCGGGGTTTGCCAGAACCTGCTGATCTATACCATCAACGCGGAGAAATGCACCGGCTGCGGCCTGTGCGCCAAAAACTGTCCGGCCAACGCCATCACCGGCGAGAAAAAGCAGCCTCATGTCATTGACAGCAAGGCCTGCATCAAGTGCGGCAACTGTATTCAGAAGTGCAAATTCGGTGCGGTGGAGAAGAAGTAAACTGTGCCGGGGGGAGAGTGAGAGCAATGTCGGATGTAAAGCTGACAATCAACGGTCAGCCGGTTAAAGTGCCCGCCGGCAGCACCATCCTGGATGCGGCGCAGCAACTGGGGATTTTCATTCCCACCTTCTGCCACGATCCTTCCCTGCCGGGCATAGCCTCCTGCCGCATCTGCGTGGTGGAGGTGCAGGGCAACAAAAACCTGACCCCGTCCTGTATGGCCCAGGTGCGGGAGGGCATGATGGTAGAGACCGATTCACCCGCCGTGCTGGAAGCCCGCCGTACCATCCTGCAGCTGATCCTGGCCAACCATCCGATGGATTGTCTGACCTGTGAAAAGAACGGGGACTGCCGGCTGCAGGACTACTGCTTCCTGTATGGTGTCAAAGAAAGCGGTTTTACCGGTGAAAAACACAGCTACCCGGTGGAAGATGACAACCCCTATATCATCCGGGATATGAACAAGTGCATTCTGTGTGCCAAATGTGTGCGCACCTGTGCCCAGGTTCCCGAGCGGGCGGTGATCGATTACGCTTTCCGGGGCTTTCAGACCAAGATCGCCCCGCCCATGGACACCACCCTGGGGCAGTCGGACTGTGTTTACTGCGGCCGCTGTGTGGCCCTGTGTCCGGTGGGTGCGCTGTCCTACAAGCGTCTCAAAGGCCGGGGGCGGACCTGGGAAGTACAGAAAAAGCCGGTCACCTGCACATTCTGTGAAGCCGGCTGCCATTTCTACCTGGTCTACAAGGATGGCCGGGTCATCGGCGTGGAGGCGGCCGCCCCGGCGCCTGGCCGGCCGCTTTGCCTGAAGGGCCGTCTGGGCCTGGAGTTCTTATACATGGACAACCCGCTGCCGCCCGAGCTGAAAGTGGACGGGGAATTTCGTCCCGTAACCTGGGAACAGGCCCTGGGTCTGGCCGGCATCATGGAGAAGCTGCGGCAGGCCGGGGGTAGCGGACAGGAATAGGAAGGGGGGAAAGCATGGCCCAAGTTACACTGACCATCAACGGGCGGAGCGTAACCGTGCCCCAGGGCAGCACTATCCTGGAAGCAGCCCAGCAGCTGGGTATTTTCATCCCCACGCTCTGCCACGATCCCGAACTCAGCCGTCCCGCTTCCTGTCGCATCTGCGTAGTGGAGGTCAAGGGCAGCAAAAACCTCACCGTGTCCTGCGCCACGCTGGCCCGGGAAGGCATGGAAGTGGAGACCGACACGCCGGCGGTGCTGGAAGCGCGGCGGACCATTATTGATTTGCTTTTGTCCAACCATCCGGAGGATTGCCTGACCTGCGGCCGCAACGGCGACTGCCGCCTGCAGGATTATGCCTACTTGTACGGCGTGCGGCAGGGCTCCTTCCGGGGCGAGAAGCATACCTATCCCCTTGAGGACGACAACCCCTTCATTGTGCGGGATATGAACAAGTGCATCCTGTGCGGCAAGTGCGTGCGGGCCTGCGCGGAAATCCAGGGCAACAATGTAGTGGACTTCATCTACCGCGGTTTTAATACCAAAGTGGGTGCTTTCGGCGATGTTTCCCTGGCCGGCTCGCAGGAGTGCGTATTCTGCGGCAACTGTGTGGCGGTTTGCCCGGTGGGTGCGCTGCAAGAGAAGGACCTGCGCGCCAAAGCCCGCACCTGGGAAGTCAAGAAGGTGCGCACCACCTGTCCTTATTGCGGTACGGGCTGCAATTTCGACCTCAATGTCAAGGACGGCCGGGTGGTGGGCGTTACTTCCTGCGATGGCGATGTGAACGGCCGGGCCCTGTGTGTGAAGGGACGCTTTGGTTACGGCTTTATTCACCATCCCGACCGCCTCACCCAGCCCTTGATTAAAAAAGACGGGCGGTTTGTGCCCGCAAGCTGGGAGGAAGCCATCGGACTGGTGGCGGAAAAGCTGGGCCAGATCAAAGAGCAGTACGGCAGCGACAGCCTGGGCGTGCTGGCCTCGGCCCGCTGCACCAATGAGGAAAACTATCTTTTAAGCAAATTTGCCCGCGCGGTGCTCGGTACCAACAATATCGATCACTGCGCCCGTCTCTGACACGCCCCCACTGTCGCCGGTCTGGCGACTGCGTTTGGCAGCGGGGCTATGACCAACCCCATAGCCGACATTGCCGGGGCCGACTTCATCCTGGCTCTCGGCACCAACACCACCGAGACCCACCCGGTGATTGCCCTGCGGGTCAAGCAGGCCGTGCGCCGGGGGGCCAGGCTGGCCGTAGCTGACCCGCGCCGCACGGCGCTGGCCGAACTGGCCCACTACCACCTGCAAATCAAGCCGGGCAGTGATATTGCCCTGCTCAACAGCCTGGCCCAGGTGATCAT
Coding sequences within it:
- a CDS encoding NADH-quinone oxidoreductase subunit NuoF, whose amino-acid sequence is MYSLLDKCCDRCTHTPATPCKDYVACRLDGPICHEDENCRNKRLARLACVKPASPEDQLIICVCAGGCTSSGSMKIIEKLQELVTAQNLGDKVTVRKVGCHGFCEQGPIVTLEPARIFYTAVTAEDAADILASATGGPVVERLLFKDPASGQTILTYDQVPFYARQQKLVLDKCGYINPESLEDYIAMGGYRALARVLFNMTPQQVVDEVKTSGLRGRGGAGFPTGVKWQGALNAKNDKKYVVCNADEGDPGAFMDRSVLEGDPHAVLEGMAICGFATGSDEGYIYVRAEYPMAIHRLKIAIAQAEQYGLLGDNIFGTGFNFHIKIKAGAGAFVCGEGTALMTSIEGNRGMPRFKVGRSTEKGLWDKPTTLNNVETFANVPIIINKGGAWYASIGTEKSKGTKIFSLTGKVNNNGLVEVPMGITLRQIIFDIGGGIRDGRSFKAAQAGGPSGGCIPTEHLDLPIDYDSLGAVGAMMGSGGLVVMDDSTCMVDVARYFLNFTQAESCGKCTPCREGTKRMLEILERICAGQGVPEDIDTLERLSRVIVQTSLCGLGQSAPNPVLSTLRYFRDEYLAHIHDKRCPAGVCQNLLIYTINAEKCTGCGLCAKNCPANAITGEKKQPHVIDSKACIKCGNCIQKCKFGAVEKK
- a CDS encoding 2Fe-2S iron-sulfur cluster-binding protein, with the protein product MSDVKLTINGQPVKVPAGSTILDAAQQLGIFIPTFCHDPSLPGIASCRICVVEVQGNKNLTPSCMAQVREGMMVETDSPAVLEARRTILQLILANHPMDCLTCEKNGDCRLQDYCFLYGVKESGFTGEKHSYPVEDDNPYIIRDMNKCILCAKCVRTCAQVPERAVIDYAFRGFQTKIAPPMDTTLGQSDCVYCGRCVALCPVGALSYKRLKGRGRTWEVQKKPVTCTFCEAGCHFYLVYKDGRVIGVEAAAPAPGRPLCLKGRLGLEFLYMDNPLPPELKVDGEFRPVTWEQALGLAGIMEKLRQAGGSGQE